From Acidimicrobiia bacterium, a single genomic window includes:
- a CDS encoding pilus assembly protein TadG-related protein gives MNERGAVSTFLAVIALALLMAAGLAIDGGRKVNALREASQLADNAARAGAQGVDLDTLRTTGDLTLQPADAADRVDQYLTSLGHTATEISVVGDTITVTVELTVDPVLLPTGAITVTATETAAAITQEP, from the coding sequence ATGAATGAGCGCGGAGCGGTCTCCACTTTCCTGGCAGTCATAGCTCTCGCCCTCCTGATGGCTGCAGGGCTCGCCATCGACGGTGGCCGCAAGGTCAACGCCCTCAGAGAGGCAAGCCAATTGGCCGACAACGCTGCCCGGGCGGGCGCCCAAGGCGTCGACCTCGACACCCTTCGCACAACCGGCGACCTGACCCTCCAACCCGCCGATGCAGCCGATCGAGTCGACCAATACCTGACATCCCTGGGGCACACCGCAACTGAGATCTCCGTGGTCGGCGACACCATCACCGTCACCGTCGAGCTCACCGTCGATCCCGTCCTCCTTCCCACCGGAGCGATCACCGTTACCGCTACGGAGACCGCAGCCGCCATCACCCAGGAGCCATGA